Genomic window (Musa acuminata AAA Group cultivar baxijiao chromosome BXJ1-9, Cavendish_Baxijiao_AAA, whole genome shotgun sequence):
TAAAGTTAATGGCAGAACTACATAATTCATCAATGTATATCCTATGAGAACAAAGACATCTTATTCATGATCTTTTATCTGATCATCGGTTTGCTTTGTATCTCAGTATGATAAGGTCCAAcacatttttgaaatcattaatcaAAAAAACTCCAGAGAACTTTTTCTTGAGGAAAAATACAATAAGAGTTGGAAGGGGTGATATTACAGAACAAACATAAAACATGAGAAAATTGCTCAAGCAAACTTTGATGTACCTGACAAAAGAAACATAATTGCACGTGCTACCATAGTTATCTTCTAGGTACACACTTAAAAATGGTTCAAAGTCACAGATACTACTGaaagtaggatttttttttttctcttctcagAGTAGGATTTTATAATTAGACAGATTCACACATATAAATAAGAGGTAAATGGCAAGATCCAAGCAGAAAAACCATAGTATAATGACCTCCATCTTAGAAAATCTATTTACATCTCAGGATGCTAAGAGCTACAGCTCTCGttaacaccttttttttttttgtttaagcaAAAAGAGAAAAGCTACCCATAAGGGTGCAATGGTAAAGGTATGTTCGAAGACTATAATGAAATTGCTGACTATAATCTATTCCCAGTCAAAATGGAGATTTGAAGCTTAAGAAGAAGCTAGGATTATATCCTTGCATGAATCTGTTTCAAGGTCCATGTGAGGCATGACAGAGTAGGTCACTGCCTGAAAGGATCTGATCTAGTATCCACATGAAGGAATCAAACTGTGGCTGTGGCTTTACGTTTCCAACCATTAGCAGAAAAGGTTTAACCAACATAGGAAAGTTAGATTTGATTCTTAATCAAACAATTTAGTATCCATGGGAATTCTGCCACCGTTTACCATAGAACCTTTTCTTACCACCAAACAGTGACCATGAAGTTATTGCTTTTGGGGGTCGAACCTCCATTTTTCCCAGCAACCAAAAAGATTAGACTACATGCCCTACCCAATGGTCCATACTATCTCGATTCATTTCCAATCTACGTGCCCAAGACACACAATCACCATCAGAAACTTCTAAAGCACAATCCAGATCTAATAACTCAAATGTTCAAACAACAACCTCAAATAATTAGATGACAACCCACAACCGAAGACCTTTCCGCATCATTCACGAATTTAGTTTCCACAATGGCAGGTGTTAACACGCGCGAAAACAAACTAGAAATGTGAAGGTAGGAAAGGAAAGAAAAGCAGAAAGATCGAGCAAACTGACATAGCAGCGAAGGAAGCGAGGAAGTTGAGGAAAGTGGTGCCGACGCCCAAGCCGCTGCCGAGCATGAAGGCGTGGTTGGCGAGCCTCCTAGCGGCGAGGCCAAGCTCCTTCAGATCCGACCGGATCaactcgtcgtcgccgccgcttaGGGCGTAATCCGTCTTCATCCTCAGGTAAGCCCTCGTCGTCTCCGCCATCCCCTCTCACAAGGTTCGCTCCTCCCTGTCCCCGGATATGATCTCAGCGAAGGAACTCCCATGGAGTTTGAAGGACGGAGGGGGGGTTACCATTCCCAAGTGAGGTGGGGCCTGTCGTTTTCTTGGATCAGGGAAGATTCGTGTCCAGAGTCGTGCAGGGACTCAGTCACGACAGCTGGGTACACACCGTCAGGGAGAGTAGTGAGATCATTCGTTCGAGCGTGGGACGCGTGGGACGCGTGGAATGAACCAGAAGGCCCCACAGGGTCCCGCACAGGGAACCAGCTCATTCCTCTCATGCAACAAGTGGTAAGCCAAATGGGTGACGACGGCCCGGAACCGTACTCTGCGGCACACTAGGAAACGACAAAACGGAGCCCCACTTCCATCACGTGTCACTGTCCACGCTGCCGACGTGTCCCCTTCCGCCAGAtctgaaaataatatatattaatatttatatatattcatctaaatattaaatattaacatCTTTAGTATACAGACTTCGTATAAGattcatttaaaatatttatgacatAAATATTTAATAGAGAAATAATGACATAAATGGTTAAGAATTTTGTGATTAATTCCCAGTGGATTATAATATCTTTCGCTGAAAAATtctcttatatttatttatatataattcaatCATCCCTTATTAACATCCATCGAATTCAACATCAATCGATTCAGGAGATACGTGTATGAACATGAACCCGTCGAGGGAAATTATAGGAAGATGAAGCTCATCCATCCATGTCGTCACAGCAATCGATAATGAATAGTTGGCCAGTTGGGTGGGATGGGGTATTCTTCATTTAATGCACGGTTTTGTGGAAGTGATTAATTGTGTTCTGACTCTTTTGAATTGTGGTGGGACGTAGCTTTAAACAATTTGATAGGTCCATAGTCTGACTAGATATTATGAATTtagttaattatttttagtattttagtatttatattttaaaaagattatattgatatcattacaAACGTAAAATATTTAAGTCTATTtatcttaataatattaaatttactaatatatatatataatttaatattttaactgATCGCTAGAGTCTTGGGTGGTTGTTGTGAATGAGAAAGTGACGACAGGACTGTCATAACTTTGCAATTGTATTGACACCAACACATATAAAAAACAGTCTTCACCTCTGGTTAAAGCCACTCATGATTCCCAACAACGATATCATCTGCTATCACTAATGTTGTTTGTCATcactaactaaaatattaaaattaaaattatttttttattttttattttcatattttcattgGTAAAATCGATGATGTTATGATATTTATTGTCATTTCAATTGCGAGTATTTCTGAAAATGAATATGCATGACTCGATGATTCCATCTTTTTgtactattttcttctcttcatattaatagtatttttcttgTCACTGTTGCTTGTAAATTGAAGTGTTTTTATATCTATCTCTGTTATataagatttatattttttacttatttcTTACGTAAATGAAATATGGCATGAGAAATTTTTGTCATAGAATTCTCTCAAAAGTTTTGagattaattatagattagtcttcgtaattagttattttaataTCTCTATTACTATATTTTTCACTTTCACAAAtataaaaaatcttaatataatttttaaaaatataaaaataaaataattaagaaaaactaattataatatataattttatttttataaatataaaaaaattaatataatttttaaaagtataaggACCGAAATACTACACATAGCCGCGAAGAATTagatcatataatttaaaaaaaataatataaacttGTTGTTTTTATATAATCTTGTAatcaacaatttttttttctcaaaaagataTCAATTTCTAGGGAATATTCTCATTGTTTGTGGTTATacaaaaagaacttataaaaTCTTTGAGGAAGGAACAAATTTATGTTTTTATACCCTAATGTTTGGTAACAACATAAATGTTCATACAATCATGCAGGGAAGAGTGAAATGATAATTTGTGTTTAATTTAGTGTTCAGATTAATTTGAGAAGATTTTAGTCACAGCAATTTGAAGTATCATCATCGGCACTTTGTGCCTTTCTCCATCATGATTCGATGGAGGCTTCTTCAGGTAACCATTCTCAAGTGTTTCACCTAAATCGCCTCATGTGCTCGATTAGTCTTGCGAAAGTTGACATCATTGTAGCTTAAGACACAGCATTACATCATCTGGCTAAGCCATTTGTTGATCCTCCTTCATGACTTCCTCGGCGCCACCACCGTCCGGTGGTGCGAAACGCACACCTGCGTGCCGAACTTGCAGCCGAACCGTCTGGCCAGCTTTCCCCGGCCGccccccgccgccgccaccgccccgCGGTCCATCCTCTCGATCGCCTTCCTCATCCTCGAGCACTCCCTCTCCAGCCCCTGCACCCGGCTCCGCATGCTGTCCATGTCTAGCCTCAGCACCTGGTTCTCCTGTATCGCCGCCGCCCCCCTCCACCCGcccctctccctcctctccccttccgctgcctcatcctcctcctcctcctcctcgtgctcCGCCGCCATCAGCGTCCCTGCGATCGCccgccgcagctgcagctgctCGAAGAAGAGCACCTGCACCACCGCCCGCAACGGTAGCCGCTCGTTCTGCGCCGCGTGCGTGCACGCCTCCAGCGTCAGCTTCTGGCAGTCCATCACCCCGCAcaccctctccttctcctcctcggtTATCCTCGGATGCGCCTACGTGCACGTACATATATAATCCATCACGAACATATTAACAAACACCTCATGTACATCCCAACAAGAGCCCCGGAATCGCCGTACCTTGAGGTAGACATCGACGGAGCGATAGAGGCCGTCGTCGAACATCCTCGCGTGGTCCGGCAGCGAGAGTGCGAGGTTGCAGAACTTGTCTGGTTTCAGGTTCGCGTCGGACGCGATCTCTGAGAGGTACGTGTCCACCAGCTTCCCCACCACCAGCAGCTTGTTCTTATCAGTACAAAGGGATGATCCCGCCTCCTCCTCCCCATCACCGCCGTCGTCTGCGTCCTCCTCGGCGGCGGCAGCGGTGGCCGGTCTCTCCTCGAGGCCCTCCAGGAAGAAGCCCACGATCCGCTCGACGCAGTCCACGTCGTAGAGCGTCTCGACAAGGTAGGAATAGCTCGGCATCAGGAGGTCGTCGAGGGTGGCGTGCTCGAGCTGCGAAGCGATCCTGCGTTCCAGAGCGGTCCGGGAAGCTTCCGAGGCGCGGAGGATGTTAGCCGTGCGGAGGAGGCCGAAAAGGAACCGGGTGGTGACCAGACCCGAAGAGGAACTGCTGCTCTTCTTCTTCGATTGGGGGAGGTTGGTGATGACGGTCTCTAAGAGCTCCCGTTGCTCCGCCTCGGATGGCAGCGGGCCAGAGGAGGCGGCGGCCGCAGTGCTGGCGTTATGATGGCGGTTCGACCGTGAGAGCCCCGGGATCGACCGCTTAGCGTAGGAGATGAGGGAGCCTTCGATCACGTCGGCGTTCAGATCCTTGGCTCTCATGGCGGAGATCACCCGCTTGTAGAAAGGGAGGCTGAGGGCCGCCAGGTCCTCGAACCAGGAATCAACGGCAACCGCGGCCGCGGCCGAGGCGGCGGTGGAGCGGAGGCCGTTCTTTCGGCGGATCCCGGTATCGATCCCATTCCAGAGGGCGGCGGCGGCAGACTGGAGCTTGGCGTCAGCTGCCGCGGCCGCCCGCCCGCTGCTGCCCTCCTTGATGGGCCAGCCGAAGAGGGAGCTCATGTCGGCGGAGGCGGGGCGGGTGGCGATGGATTCGACGCAGCGCTGCACGAGGCCGAGGTCCTCAGCCATGGGGAGCAAAGCCTCGCAGGACTTGAGGGCTTTCACCGATTCCCTCGGGCTCCGGAGCACGGATTGGGCTAGGAACCGCTCGGTCCGCGACACGAGGTTCTCCTCCGCGAACTCCTCCGTCATTTCGAGGTACTCGGCCGCACAGCGCAGGGCGGCGGCGTTCCAGGCGGTGATCTCGATTTTGACACCGTAGCAGAACTTCGCGGCGGCCTCGAAGATTTCAGCGCCGCCGGGGAAGTCCGGCAGCGGAATGTGGTGGAAGTCCTCTTCCACTTCTTCGATCTCTTCCTCGTCTCCGTCTGCCCCATTTTTCTGCTCTATCTCCGTGATCAGTTGGTGGAGCTTTCTACTCTTCGACATCAAGGGGAACTGTCGACACCAAAATCCGAGTTAGAAACCAACAAAAAGGGCAAAAAGCTGATACATTTGGGGCTTAGATCATCACCTTGTGGAGATGGAAGCTCATCTCACCAACCTCGATCACAATGTCAGTAGGCAACCCAGTAGTGCAAAACCTTCAAGAAAACGAGACTGATGAGCTAAAAGATCAAAGCTTTCCAGTAAAATTAGATGGAGCAACGACCAAACCATGCTTGGCCTCTGGAGCTGGACTTCTCGGCTGCCATTGTCGTCCTCTACTCAAACAGAAGTTCCTCCAGATCTGCCAATAGCTCACTGGAGCCCCAAACCGTTCGCCATTGCTTCCAAGCTCCAATCTTTTCCCAGATTCCACCACTATGGCTCAAACTCCCTTGCTCAGATGGGGCTCAAGTGTCTGCAGGCGAGGGGGAGGAGaagaaaaaattatgattttgttTGGTTGGGAGGGGATTCCAAGTGGGAGAGAGGGACAAGGAACGTTTGAACAACGTTTCACCTCAAAAGCAGTTACCTTGCCCAATTTACTAATCCTTTCTTGTTAGTTTAATTGAATTATGCTGCAGGCTTTGCTGCATTATCTGAAGAGAATCTCACtcgaggaggagagggggaggaaAGCGAGGCACGGTAGGTGTTTGTTTAATGTCCTTCTACCGTGGGATCATTTTTATCTCTCTCTTTGATTGCCAATTGGCTTTCTATTCCTTGCCATTGCCAATTCCTCTCTTGATCTCCTACTTAACCATTGTCCTTATATTTCTCTTTCTTTCATGTTCTGTTCTCCTTTCTCCTGCTGCTGTTGAGGTGTTACAGGTCATGCAAGGATGCAACCTTTTGCAGAAAATGCAGAGCTCATCAATGTTTATCCACCACTGCTGGAGCGCATTAAAGGTGTGAGACAAGCTCTAATGGGGAAGCAGAGAACAGTGAAGGTATGCATGTACAAACCATCTTGACTCTTGTCATGCTAGTCTGTACCTTTTCAattgtttaaagtttaaactcAAAAGCACATTGGCCATCACCATTCTACCCATTTGATGCTTTGCTGCCACAGTAAGCATGCTCCTCTGCAATCTGTGTGACTCAAAACTAATGCCACAATTTTGGGCAGAGTAGATGTGAGATGTGTGCCAGTACAAACTGGCATCAAGTCCTCATTTAAGCTTCCTCGAGTGACAGAGAGAAACTCTATGATTTAGCTGACTCGACATGATAGATGTATTCTTTCCTCTATCTTGGAAAGGTAGTACAAGACATTCCAGATACATAGGCTACTCACCACAATACTTGGAGTTTTGTTAGCAACAGGATGCTAATATTCCATGACAACTAACCTGGTCCATGTTCACATAAACAAATACTGTTTCTGGACTTGTACAGACCTATGCTGTGTGTCTGCAATACCAGGCTGTGTAGACAAGAAGATGCACAAAAGTGTGGCCCATTGCATTTATAATGCATAGCTGCTTTGTTCATAGGTTCTTAATGCCAGTGAAGTAAGATCATCTGGAAACAGAGACTCTTTTTGTGAATGTAGGGAACATTACCTACAATTTAGGGCAAAGGAACACTGTTGTTTGTGTGCAGAAACAAGAGACACCAGAGACACTGATCCAGTGCACTGTGGTTAAATGCACTCAAACAAATACTTTATTGGCTGTGTGTGTACCTGTAAGGTAAACCTAGTAAAAGTAGAGGTGGCAAGTGCTGAGTACTAAAAGGTTTGTTGTAACATTGGAATGGAATTAAATGTCTGCTTTTAGATCCTCCATAGATCATATTTTTGTCTGTGGGAAAAAGATTGAGATGTCAACTTCTGCAGGGAGATTTTGGCAGAGGGATTTGAGGCAAGGGGCTATAATAATGGAATGAAATTAATGTTTTACATATTTCTTCATGGTTTACCAATCTTTTCTAAAATTACCTATAATTAGAGTTAAAAGTTTAGTATTATCTTCTTTATCTTTGAAAGAAAATTAAGTTGTCAACTTCTGCAGGGAAATCTTCTCAAAgggatctaatatatatatatatatatatatatatatatatatatatatatatatatatatatatatatatatatatatattctttctcaCTTAAATTTAAAGAGCATTAAGAGAAGTTATTTCTACGGCATTAATAGAGGGTCCTCAGGAAGACAGGCTTTGGTGTCTTGTAGGCGTCTGACAGCTAGGATTATACGCGGTTTGATTGTACTTGATTCATACATGCTTTGTCTTACATGCACGACCACACACAACCAATGAGAAAAGGTTACTGTACATAGTGGATGGCATCCTATGCTGACTCCACCACACCTGCATTCGACCCCCCACATACTCGATCGGGCCTTTGCCTTGTGATGCGTGCGAAAGTTGATAGGACCCCGGGATGGTTCCTGCGTCTGGGTGGAGCCACCAAACACGGGTTATCGATCTTCCACTGGTGGAAAGCGGTGGCCTCCGGAGGTATTAGCCGTGTGAGTGGCTTGGTCGGGACACGGGGATCCCTGCTTCTGGATTGGAGATTGATTTCGTGCGTTCATTCAGGTGGAGTGGTCAAAGCCACGTCACCACTTCACGCTTGCTTTCGGGGGCACGTTGATGGCGTGTCTCCACTTTTGGAGGCGCTGATGCAACGCCATCGTTGACAGCTTTTGAAGCCTTTGCAATCGTGCAATGAAGTGGGGTGGTGGGCAGCAGTCTCAAAACATCCCATCGAGCCCCTCTCGTGCGCGCCACGTCGACCTCATCGTGACTTGAGTCATGGCACGCCGGTCAGAACTTGGAACGTGTCTCTCTCGCTCTAATCGTACGTGTTGGATGGTGATTGAGTTCTCTTATAAGCACGGGTGCTCGGCTATGATTGGGGTTGACCTCGAGTCAACTTAGGTTGGTCCCACTCTCGTCTCATTCTACGCTTACACAACGTAATACCCaacattcatcattaaaataaaataaaatatttttattgtttttattaataggagtataataaaaatatagttttaaaattaaaacatattaacttataaaataaaatgataaaaaattacataatatttttaaaatctaTATATAACTATAACTTCATATTTGTTTTGGTACCTTAGTATCCTAACTTATAAAATAGAGTTTATAATGAACAATAAATCAATAAGTATAAACCTTTATAGCTTTATTCAAATAAATATACATCAtatcatgtcatatatatatataatattttaaaattattgacaTAAAATATTTAACAGTAAACTCTTTATCTTAAAAAATTTTTAACAAGCATAACCATATAATATATCAtatacaaaataaaaagataaattctatatcaaaataatttaaaattattatatacacATTAAAAAACATAACAAATTCATGAACTCTTACActtcatatcataatatatatatacacactcatACAGtacgttataatatatataaatatattataatatatacatacacataccgtacatcataacatatatatatatatatattaaatatcataatatattcatgtatGTTCACATTACATATCATAAAAATACGTGTATTCTCATATCACACatcattatataattatatatatatatatatatatatatatatatatatatatcataatttatatattattatacttataaaaaatatatatatattcatatttatctTATGACTACCATATTAATTAAAACATGAATTCCAAAATACCTTAtgcatataataatttatataattattattttataataaattaaacttatacttacctaattgaattaaaaaaataaaaatacagagtGTGTTAAAAAGTAACATATTTATCAAATTGGGAGCATAGGATCATCAAATGCCTTAACATTTATCAAATTAGGAACATAAGATCAAATACCTTAATTAAACTAGTTGCTATCAAAATGGGAGCATAGGATCATCAAATGCCTtaatttaattatcataaaattttgttaaaaactaaaaaatatataaaactaaatacatatcaaattttagcttaaaataaaataatttgaaggcTAAACTACTCTCATATTTTAACTACTAATACTTATGTTCTACTGAAATTACAACTATTTAAACTTATAAACCTCATATACAAATATGATATTCACTCAATTTCAAATCTCACATAACTCTCACCGAACCTCTTAAAACATATCATAAGATCAAAGACTAGTCATATTCCTAAAGGGGTTAATTCAACTTGAATAAAACACCTTCTTAGAAAATAAGATATTCTAAGTACCTCATATTATGGTAGTAATAACTATATGCACCAATCTAATATTAAAGTCATAATAAAGGTCTTAGGATCATAAGAGATTcaatcaaagataaatttaaaatttaggtTACTCAAAAGTAATTAAAAATATCAGCCTATAATCTATAAAACTAAGAACTTAAGTATAATAAGGAAAGAATTAAATTTTTCTTACCTCAATCTTCTATGGTTTCTAGCCTTCATGAGAAAAGCTAAAAGAACaattgaagaagaaaagaaagagtcaTGAGTTATAAGTTGCTAAAGAAGATAAAGCTAGAATAAGATAAAGGTGTTAAAATGATTACCTTAAGGTTTAAGGTTCAATCTTGacctcattttaattttttttttcttttactactATAATTTTTATGTTGTAATAATTTTCATTAAGTTCAATTTGGTTtgataaagatgatatttttgttCTAAACTCTTTTTTCAATCTCACTTATATATCTCAACATTCTTCTTTAATTTACttcttcatttaattttttattattccatccaTGCTTAAATAGCTTATGATTCTTCACATCCATAACGAATAAAACTGAAAAACTTCCTTATAATAATCATGGTCAAACTTATTCAAACGATATTCACTTAAGGTCAATTAAAATTCAATCATCATTTCTAGTTACTATGCATGCTTATTATTATAACTTAGCCTTATAGTCAAATCCGCTAGCACATTTTGACTtgttgcaatatgcttaacgtaaACATTAATACTTATACATGCTCAACCAACATTTCATAGAACAAGAaggataatatttttaaaaaacataTACTTCAATTATGAAATCCAAAAACATAAActtattatttatcatatttatgaagtataaacatcataaatcatattactaaatatggattatatatatatatatatatatatatatatattacttataCTTCTATTGGCATATTAGTTATAATTGAAAACGTGTGGGACTCAACTATTATAATCCTCCTCTCAAAATAAAAATGTCATCCTCAAAACTACTTACTTAGCTCTAGATATttttcttacaactct
Coding sequences:
- the LOC135593842 gene encoding BTB/POZ domain-containing protein At5g66560-like; its protein translation is MAAEKSSSRGQAWFCTTGLPTDIVIEVGEMSFHLHKFPLMSKSRKLHQLITEIEQKNGADGDEEEIEEVEEDFHHIPLPDFPGGAEIFEAAAKFCYGVKIEITAWNAAALRCAAEYLEMTEEFAEENLVSRTERFLAQSVLRSPRESVKALKSCEALLPMAEDLGLVQRCVESIATRPASADMSSLFGWPIKEGSSGRAAAAADAKLQSAAAALWNGIDTGIRRKNGLRSTAASAAAAVAVDSWFEDLAALSLPFYKRVISAMRAKDLNADVIEGSLISYAKRSIPGLSRSNRHHNASTAAAASSGPLPSEAEQRELLETVITNLPQSKKKSSSSSSGLVTTRFLFGLLRTANILRASEASRTALERRIASQLEHATLDDLLMPSYSYLVETLYDVDCVERIVGFFLEGLEERPATAAAAEEDADDGGDGEEEAGSSLCTDKNKLLVVGKLVDTYLSEIASDANLKPDKFCNLALSLPDHARMFDDGLYRSVDVYLKAHPRITEEEKERVCGVMDCQKLTLEACTHAAQNERLPLRAVVQVLFFEQLQLRRAIAGTLMAAEHEEEEEEDEAAEGERRERGGWRGAAAIQENQVLRLDMDSMRSRVQGLERECSRMRKAIERMDRGAVAAAGGGRGKLARRFGCKFGTQVCVSHHRTVVAPRKS